From Gopherus flavomarginatus isolate rGopFla2 chromosome 16, rGopFla2.mat.asm, whole genome shotgun sequence, a single genomic window includes:
- the ATF1 gene encoding cyclic AMP-dependent transcription factor ATF-1 isoform X3 has product MSVPTPIYQTSTGQYITIAPNGALQLASSGTDGVQGLQTLTMTNAGGTQPGTTILQYAQTSDGQQILVPSNQVVVQTASGDMQTYQIRTTPTTTSLPQTVVMTSPVTLTSQTTKTDDPQLKREIRLMKNREAARECRRKKKEYVKCLENRVAVLENQNKTLIEELKTLKDLYCHKNV; this is encoded by the exons TTACTATTGCCCCAAACGGAGCACTGCAGCTGGCCAGTTCAGGTACAGATGGTGTGCAGGGTCTGCAGACATTAACAATGACAAATGCTGGTGGCACTCAGCCTGGGACAACAATACTGCAATATGCGCAAACATCTGATGGTCAGCAGATACTTGTGCCCAGCAACCAGGTCGTAGTGCAGA CTGCATCAGGAGATATGCAGACATATCAGATCCGTACCACACCAACAACCACTTCCCTCCCACAGACAGTAGTGATGACCTCTCCTGTCACCCTTACGTCTCAGACAACCAAGACAGATGATCCACAGTTGAAACGAGAAATAAGGCTCATGAAGAACAG GGAAGCTGCTCGAGAATGCCGTAGAAAGAAGAAAGAATATGTTAAATGTCTGGAAAATCGAGTTGCGGTCctggaaaatcaaaacaaaactctAATTGAAGAGCTAAAAACTTTGAAAGATCTTTACTGCCATAAAAATGTGTAA